One Candidatus Limnocylindrales bacterium genomic window, AGCGCGAGCCGCGGGTCCTTCTCGAGCCACTGCGTGGCGGCCTGACGGGCGCTCGCGAGCAGCTCGGCGTCGCGCACCAGATTGGCGGCGCGGAAGCTCGGCGCTCCGGCCTGCCGCGTGCCCAGATATTCGCCCGGCCCTCGCAGCTTCAGGTCCGCTTCGGCAACCGCGAAGCCGTCGTTGGTCGATTCCATCACGCGCAATCGCTCAAAGGACTCGGTGCTCTGGCCGACGTCGGCAACCAGGCAGCAGAAGGACTCCTGCGAGCCGCGCCCCACCCTGCCGCGAAGCTGATGGAGCTGCGCCAGGCCGAAGCGCTCGGCGTGCTCGATGACCATGATCGTGGCGTTGGGAACGTCGATTCCGACCTCGATGACGGTGGTGGCAACCAGCACCTGCACGTCCCCCGCCTTGAAGCTGCGCATGACGGCATCCTTCTCGCTCGCCTTCATGCGACCGTGCAGCAGCCCCACGCGAAACTCTCGGAAGACCGTCTGCTTGAGCTGCTCGGCCATCGACGTGGCATCGGCAACGTCCATGGCCTCCGACTCCTCGATGAGCGGGTAGACGATGTAGCACTGGCGGCCCTCGCGCATCGCGGCCGCCATTCGCTCGTAGAGACGGCCGCGAGCGCTGGTGCGGATCACCCGCGTCGTCACCGGCTGGCGGCCCGGCGGCAGCTCGTCGAGGAAGCTGACGTCGAGGTCACCGTAGAGCGTCAGCGACAGCGTGCGCGGAATGGGCGTGGCGGTCAGCAGCAGCGTATCCGCGCGTGCGCCGGCGCGGCCGTCGGCCCCGACCGCGGAAGTCTGAATCGCCTGCCGCTGCATGACGCCGAAACGGTGCTGTTCGTCGACGATGGCCAGGCCCAGGCGCGCAAAGTCCGTCGTCTCCTGGATCAGCGCGTGCGTCCCGACGATCAGGCCCGCGTGTCCGCCGGCGATGGCCTCGCGCACCTCGCGCGCCGCCGCCGCTTTCAGGCTGCCGGTGAGCAGGCGGATCTCGATCCCTTCGGCCTCCGCCCACGGCCGCATCGTGGCGAAGTGCTGCTCGGCCAGCAGCTCGGTCGGCGCCATCACCGCCGCCTGGTAGCCGGCGGCGATCGCCTGCAGCGCAGCAGCGAAGGCGACGACCGTCTTGCCGCTGCCGACGTCGCCGTGCACCAGGCGATTCATCGGCTGCTCGCGCGCCATGTCGCCGGCGATCTCGTGAATCACTCGTTTTTGCGCACGCGTGGGCGTGAACGGCAGCCGCGCGAAGAAGCCGCGTATGCGCTCATCGCTGCGCGGCAGCACGATGCCGGGCTGCCGCTGGCGCTCGGCGCGCCGAAGGCTCATGCCCACCTGCAGCGCGAACAGCTCCTCGAAGATCAGCGAGCGGTGGGCTTCGGTGGCCGATGCGTGCAGCGCCTCGATGTCTGCATCCGGCGGCGGTGCATGCACGTAACGCAGAGCCTGCGCGACCGGCATCAGGCGCGCGCTGCGGCGCACCGGCTCGGGCAGCACGGTGGCTGCGTCCTGGCACAGCTCGTCGACGACCTGCGCGACGATGCGGCGCATCGCGCCGAGCGGGATCTCCCCGGGCTTCTGATAGACCGGCAGGATGCGCGCCAGGCGCGACGCCAGCGTACGCAGCTGGGCCCCGGATCCCGCCGCCGCGGGCGAGCGCGCCGCGCGAGCCTGCGCCGCCGCGTCGATCTCGTCGTCGGCGATCGTGATCGCTTCGATCTCCGGATGCACGATCTGCAGCCCGCCGCGCGGCGAGGCCTCGACGCGCCCGTGCACGAGCCACGCCGTGCCCTCGCGAATGCGCTCCTTGAAATACGCCGTCTGATGGAACCAGAGGAGCTCGGCCCAGCCGCTCTCGTCGGCCAGGAGCGCGCGCAGGATCGCGCCGCGCCGCCCCGGCCGCCTATGCTCGCGCACGCCCGTGATGCGGCCGACCACGGTGGCCTCGCCGCCGGTGCCGGCCTCGCGCAGCGTGGTGATGGAACGGCGATCCTCGTACCGGAACGGCAGATGGAACAGCAGGTCTTCGAGCGTGCGAAGCCCGGCCTTCTCGAGCAGCTCGCCCCGACGCGGGCCCACGCCCTTGATGAACTGGACGGAGTCGGTCAGCTGCACCGGCTCAATTCATCGCGGTCATGGAAAAAAGCCAGCGGCCCGGTGCACCCGCAAGCATTGGTGCCTGGCGAATCCGCACGAGCTGTTGGTCGGAGCGTTTTACCGTCGGCACCAGCCGTGCCGGGTTGCCGACTGCGGTCGAGCTGGCGGACGCGCGGCGATCTCAGCTCCACTTCCCCGCGTGGAAGTCCTGCAGCGCGGTGACGCGCACGCCATGCCCCTTGCGCAGGAACATCCCTTCGGCGGCCGCCGCTGCGCCCGCGATCGTCGTGAAGTACGGCACCGCGCTCTCCAGCGCCGCCCGCCGCATCGTGAACGAGTCGCGCACCGCTTCGGGCGTGCCCACCGTATTGATCACCAGGCAGACCTGGCCGCCGCGAATCGCATCGACGGTGTTGGGCGCGCCCTCGCTCACCTTCTTCACCGCAAGGCATTCCAGGCCGAGGCTGGAGAGATACTCGGCGGTCCCCTCGGTGGCCATCAGGCTCAGGTCCGCCTCCACCAGACGCCGCGCCACGCGGCCGATGCGCTCGCGATCCTCGGGCCGCACGCTCACCAGCACGGTGCCGCTCGACGGCAGCCGGTTGCCCGCGGCCTCCTCGGCCTTGGCAAAGGCGAGGCCGAAGCGCTTGTCGATGCCCATCACCTCGCCGGTGGACTTCATCTCCGGGCCCAGGAGCGTGTCGACGCCCGGAAACTTGATGAACGGGAACACCGCCTCCTTCACCGAAACATAGGCGGGAATGATCTCGTCGGTGAAGCCGAGCTGCGCCAGCGTCTCCCCCGCCATCGCACGCGCGGCAAGCTTGGCCAGCGGACGGCCGATGGCCTTGGAGACGAAGGGTACGGTGCGGGAGGCGCGCGGATTGACCTCCAGCACGTAGACTTCGTCGCCGACCACCGCGAACTGCACGTTCATGAGGCCGCGCACGCCGAGCTCGCGCGCCATGGCGACCGTCTGGCGGCGGATCTCATCCTGGATCTCGATGCTGAGCGACCAGGCGGGAATCGAGCACGCGCTGTCGCCGGAGTGCACGCCGGCGGCCTCGATGTGCTCCATGATGCCGCCGATCACGACCTCGGTGCCGTCCGAGATCGCATCGACATCGACCTCGATGGCGTGATCGAGGAACTTGTCGATCAGGATCGGATGATCGGGAGAGGTCTTGATCGCGTTCTGCATGTAGCGGCGCAGGTGCTCGAACTCGTGCACGATCTCCATCGACCGTCCGCCGAGGACGTAGGAAGGCCGCACCAGGATCGGCAGCGTCAGGCGCCGTGCGATCTCCTCGGCCTGCTCCACCGTGCGCGCCGTGCCCGAAGGCGGCTGCTTGAGCGCCAGCTTGTCCAGGAGCTTCGAGAACAGCTCGCGGTCCTCGGCGCGATCGATGGCCTCGGGAGGAGTGCCGATGATGGGCACGCCCTCGGCCTCCAGCGCCTTGGCGAGCTTCAGAGGCGTCTGTCCGCCGAACTGCACGATGACGCCGACCGGGTTCTCGCGCCGCACGATCGAAAGCACGTCCTCGAGCGTCAGCGGCTCGAAGTAGAGCCGGTCCGAGGTGTCGTAGTCGGTCGAGACCATCTCCGGGTTGCAGTTGACCATGATGGTCTCGAAGCCGGCCTCCTTCAGCGCGAACGCCGCGTGCACGCAGCAGTAGTCGAACTCGATGCCCTGGCCGATGCGATTGGGCCCGCCGCCGAGGATGATGATCTTGCGGCGATCCGTTGGCGGCGCCTCGTCCTCTTCCTCGTAGGTCGAGTACAGGTAGGGCGTGAAGGCGACGAACTCGGCGGCGCAGGTGTCGACCATCTTGAAGACGGGCTGGATGCCGTCGCGGCGGCGCCGCTCGCGCACGGTCTTCTCGTCGGTCTGCAGGAGAGTGGCCAGGCGGCGGTCGGAGAACCCCCACTGCTTGGCCTTGCGCAGCGCTTCCTTGCTGACGGCCGGAAGGCCCCCGCGCGAGGACAGGTCGGCCTCCATCGCCACGATCTGCTCGATGTTGGCGAGGAACCACGGATCGATCTTGGACAGC contains:
- the recG gene encoding ATP-dependent DNA helicase RecG; protein product: MQLTDSVQFIKGVGPRRGELLEKAGLRTLEDLLFHLPFRYEDRRSITTLREAGTGGEATVVGRITGVREHRRPGRRGAILRALLADESGWAELLWFHQTAYFKERIREGTAWLVHGRVEASPRGGLQIVHPEIEAITIADDEIDAAAQARAARSPAAAGSGAQLRTLASRLARILPVYQKPGEIPLGAMRRIVAQVVDELCQDAATVLPEPVRRSARLMPVAQALRYVHAPPPDADIEALHASATEAHRSLIFEELFALQVGMSLRRAERQRQPGIVLPRSDERIRGFFARLPFTPTRAQKRVIHEIAGDMAREQPMNRLVHGDVGSGKTVVAFAAALQAIAAGYQAAVMAPTELLAEQHFATMRPWAEAEGIEIRLLTGSLKAAAAREVREAIAGGHAGLIVGTHALIQETTDFARLGLAIVDEQHRFGVMQRQAIQTSAVGADGRAGARADTLLLTATPIPRTLSLTLYGDLDVSFLDELPPGRQPVTTRVIRTSARGRLYERMAAAMREGRQCYIVYPLIEESEAMDVADATSMAEQLKQTVFREFRVGLLHGRMKASEKDAVMRSFKAGDVQVLVATTVIEVGIDVPNATIMVIEHAERFGLAQLHQLRGRVGRGSQESFCCLVADVGQSTESFERLRVMESTNDGFAVAEADLKLRGPGEYLGTRQAGAPSFRAANLVRDAELLASARQAATQWLEKDPRLALPESAELRRAIEQRWAGRLDLSQVG
- the carB gene encoding carbamoyl-phosphate synthase large subunit; protein product: MPKRDDIKSILIVGAGPIVIGQASEFDYSGTQACKALKEEGYKVILVNSNPATIMTDPEFADRTFVEPLTADALTAIIAAERPDALLPTMGGQTALNLTLEVAERGVLEQFGVQLIGANIGAIKKAEDRNLFKAAMSKIGLDLPRSGYVGSMEQGREVVRELGLPVIIRPSRTLGGMGANIAKTPEEYEKYLQWALELSPVHEVLVEESIEGWKEYELEVMRDRKDNVVIICSIENLDPMGVHTGDSITVAPAQTLTDKEYQIMRDASLAIIREIGVDTGGSNIQFAVDPKNGRMVVIEMNPRVSRSSALASKATGFPIAKIAAKLAVGLTLDEIRNDITRETPASFEPTIDYVVTKIPRFTFEKFKGAEDRLTSQMRSVGEAMAIGRTFKESLQKALRSLETGSYGFESPDPLPDAEFEAKIATPNSVRLWYVAEAFRRGYTLERIFELSKIDPWFLANIEQIVAMEADLSSRGGLPAVSKEALRKAKQWGFSDRRLATLLQTDEKTVRERRRRDGIQPVFKMVDTCAAEFVAFTPYLYSTYEEEDEAPPTDRRKIIILGGGPNRIGQGIEFDYCCVHAAFALKEAGFETIMVNCNPEMVSTDYDTSDRLYFEPLTLEDVLSIVRRENPVGVIVQFGGQTPLKLAKALEAEGVPIIGTPPEAIDRAEDRELFSKLLDKLALKQPPSGTARTVEQAEEIARRLTLPILVRPSYVLGGRSMEIVHEFEHLRRYMQNAIKTSPDHPILIDKFLDHAIEVDVDAISDGTEVVIGGIMEHIEAAGVHSGDSACSIPAWSLSIEIQDEIRRQTVAMARELGVRGLMNVQFAVVGDEVYVLEVNPRASRTVPFVSKAIGRPLAKLAARAMAGETLAQLGFTDEIIPAYVSVKEAVFPFIKFPGVDTLLGPEMKSTGEVMGIDKRFGLAFAKAEEAAGNRLPSSGTVLVSVRPEDRERIGRVARRLVEADLSLMATEGTAEYLSSLGLECLAVKKVSEGAPNTVDAIRGGQVCLVINTVGTPEAVRDSFTMRRAALESAVPYFTTIAGAAAAAEGMFLRKGHGVRVTALQDFHAGKWS